One Setaria viridis chromosome 5, Setaria_viridis_v4.0, whole genome shotgun sequence genomic region harbors:
- the LOC117859272 gene encoding LOW QUALITY PROTEIN: probable pectinesterase 29 (The sequence of the model RefSeq protein was modified relative to this genomic sequence to represent the inferred CDS: substituted 1 base at 1 genomic stop codon), with product MALAVAALAVLASMGAVPRGCCDAAAAGTVVRSIFVNRNGGADFKSVQHAVDSVPFGNYQWIRVHVAAGVYNEKVMIPQNKSFILLEGEGRQQTSIEWADHASNDTSTAASPTFAAYSTDFMARDITFKVSSRRPSSSMIAARAGRDCXLTQWNPPPPRSMQNTYVVDGGITPAVAALVFGDRSSFYQCGFVGVQDTLSDMDGRHYYEACYIEGAMDFIWGNGQSMFQGCEIWTAPAPVSPGFITAQGRTSEDDAGGFVFRGCTVRGVTPAYLGRAWRGYARVIFYQTDMSGVVVGQGWDAWNYKGKEDTLTMVEAGCTGQGSNRTERVPWTKALGGVELAKFVDVSYVSGDGWLDAQPR from the exons ATGGCCCTAGCCGTTGCTGCACTCGCCGTGCTAGCTTCCATGGGCGCCGTGCCTCGAGGTTGCTGcgacgccgccgctgcgggCACCGTGGTGCGAAGCATCTTCGTCAACCGGAACGGGGGCGCCGACTTCAAGTCCGTCCAGCACGCCGTCGACTCTGTCCCGTTCGGCAACTACCAGTGGATCCGAGTTCACGTCGCCGCTGGCGTCTACAA TGAGAAGGTGATGATACCTCAGAACAAGAGCTTCATCCTGCTGGAAGGCGAGGGGAGGCAGCAGACGTCGATCGAGTGGGCGGATCACGCCAGCAATGACacgagcaccgccgcctccccgacgTTCGCCGCTTACTCCACCGACTTCATGGCCCGCGACATCACCTTCAAGGTCAGCTCCCGTCGCCCCTCCTCGTCAATGATCGCCGCACGCGCCGGCCGGGATTGCTAGCTGACGCAAtggaacccgccgccgccgcggagcatGCAGAACACGTACGTCGTGGACGGCGGGAtcacgccggcggtggcggcgctggtgtTCGGCGACCGGTCGTCGTTCTACCAGTGCGGCTTCGTGGGCGTGCAGGACACGCTGAGCGACATGGACGGGCGGCACTACTACGAGGCCTGCTACATCGAGGGCGCCATGGACTTCATCTGGGGCAACGGCCAGTCCATGTTCCAGGGGTGCGAGATatggacggcgccggcgccggtgtcgCCCGGGTTCATCACGGCGCAGGGCCGGACGAGCGAGGACGACGCGGGTGGGTTCGTGTTCCGGGGGTGCACCGTGCGGGGCGTCACGCCGGCGTACCTGGGCCGCGCGTGGCGGGGCTACGCCAGGGTCATCTTCTACCAGACGGACATgtccggcgtcgtcgtcggacaGGGCTGGGACGCCTGGAACTACAAGGGCAAAGA GGACACGCTGACGATGGTGGAGGCGGGCTGCACGGGGCAGGGGTCCAACCGGACGGAGCGGGTGCCTTGGACCAAGGCgctcggcggcgtcgagctcgCCAAGTTCGTCGACGTCTCCTACGTCTCCGGCGACGGCTGGCTCGACGCGCAGCCACGATAG